A section of the Rossellomorea marisflavi genome encodes:
- a CDS encoding N-acetyltransferase: MANKVEKLKVNYKTLEEFKKFKEYGVQELSMLDDLQENIIENDSESPFYGIYFGDTLVARMSLYQRDARFDQYFDPAQNYLELWKLEVLPKYQNKGYGSILVEFAKSFGLPIKTNSRIKSQGFWERMDFHQVTYDVERDLSENPMVWFPEGVSEQKHG, encoded by the coding sequence ATGGCAAATAAAGTAGAGAAGCTGAAAGTTAATTACAAAACTCTCGAAGAGTTTAAGAAGTTTAAAGAATATGGTGTACAAGAGCTTTCCATGCTCGACGATCTTCAGGAAAATATCATTGAAAACGATAGCGAATCCCCGTTTTATGGAATCTATTTCGGCGACACGCTCGTTGCCCGCATGAGTCTTTACCAGCGTGATGCAAGGTTCGACCAGTACTTTGATCCAGCTCAAAATTACCTTGAGTTGTGGAAGCTTGAAGTCCTTCCTAAGTATCAGAACAAAGGATACGGCAGCATCCTCGTGGAATTCGCCAAAAGCTTCGGGCTTCCGATCAAAACGAATTCCCGCATCAAGTCCCAGGGGTTCTGGGAAAGGATGGACTTTCATCAGGTCACGTATGATGTCGAACGGGATCTCAGCGAGAATCCTATGGTGTGGTTCCCTGAAGGAGTATCAGAACAAAAGCATGGTTGA
- a CDS encoding RsfA family transcriptional regulator — translation MSSNRQDAWNQDEDVLLAEVVLRYIREGGTQLQAFEEVGKKLSRTSAACGFRWNSFVRKQYKSGIELAKNQRKQTKRGAPQVKKEASPEVEQIKEATDLSVESIIHYLQRAEESVRHEEEIRSENQKLLNQIDQLQEKMKEIETQLFNYESKYSLLEEDHKSLLAIFEKARKMALLQGNEDKVKFQMDKNGNLQRLNK, via the coding sequence ATGTCTTCGAATAGACAGGACGCTTGGAACCAAGATGAGGATGTGTTGTTGGCGGAAGTGGTTTTGAGGTATATAAGGGAGGGAGGGACACAGCTTCAAGCCTTTGAAGAGGTGGGGAAGAAACTTTCAAGGACCTCAGCCGCCTGTGGATTCCGGTGGAACTCCTTCGTGCGAAAGCAATACAAATCAGGAATCGAACTAGCGAAGAACCAGCGGAAACAAACGAAGAGGGGTGCACCTCAAGTTAAAAAAGAAGCCTCCCCTGAAGTGGAACAGATCAAAGAAGCAACAGACCTGTCGGTTGAGAGCATCATTCATTATTTACAAAGAGCTGAGGAGTCTGTACGTCATGAAGAAGAGATCAGGAGTGAAAATCAGAAACTCCTTAACCAAATCGATCAGCTTCAGGAAAAAATGAAAGAAATTGAAACGCAGCTCTTTAATTATGAGTCGAAATATTCTCTTCTTGAAGAGGACCACAAATCCCTTCTGGCCATATTCGAAAAAGCAAGGAAGATGGCCCTTTTGCAAGGAAATGAAGATAAAGTCAAATTTCAGATGGATAAAAACGGGAATCTCCAGCGGTTAAATAAGTAA
- a CDS encoding patatin-like phospholipase family protein, with protein MNRPKVGLALGSGGARGFAHLGVLKAFVDEGVPVDMIAGSSMGALVGCFYGVGHQMEDLYKLSTTFRRKYFLDFTVPKMGFISGKKIKDFIRLFTHQKNIEDLNLPVRVVATDITNGEKVVFSSGPIAEAVRASISIPGVFVPERINGRILVDGGVIDRVPVSVVKEMGADIVIGVDVSHVKRNADITTVYDVIMQSIDILQLEIVAHREISSDFMIRPHVEMYSTRAFKNIEEIIEIGEDEARKIIPSIKKALDDWKE; from the coding sequence ATGAACAGACCGAAAGTTGGATTGGCCCTTGGCTCAGGAGGGGCAAGGGGGTTTGCCCACCTTGGTGTCCTGAAGGCTTTCGTAGACGAAGGGGTCCCGGTGGATATGATCGCAGGGAGCAGTATGGGTGCTCTGGTAGGCTGTTTTTATGGAGTCGGCCATCAAATGGAGGATCTGTATAAGCTGTCCACCACATTCAGAAGAAAATACTTTTTGGATTTCACCGTCCCGAAGATGGGGTTTATTTCAGGAAAGAAAATCAAGGATTTCATCCGATTATTCACCCATCAGAAAAATATCGAAGATCTCAATCTCCCCGTCCGCGTCGTTGCCACGGATATCACGAACGGCGAAAAGGTCGTATTCTCGTCCGGGCCCATCGCCGAAGCTGTGCGTGCGAGCATCTCGATCCCGGGTGTGTTCGTTCCTGAAAGAATCAATGGGAGGATCCTCGTGGACGGCGGGGTGATTGACCGGGTCCCGGTGTCCGTGGTGAAAGAAATGGGGGCGGATATCGTCATCGGAGTGGATGTATCCCACGTGAAGCGAAATGCCGACATCACGACCGTGTATGATGTCATCATGCAGAGCATTGATATCCTGCAGCTTGAGATTGTCGCGCACAGGGAGATCTCATCCGACTTCATGATCCGTCCCCATGTGGAAATGTACAGCACTAGGGCTTTCAAGAATATAGAGGAAATCATCGAGATCGGAGAGGATGAAGCAAGGAAAATCATCCCCTCCATCAAAAAAGCACTGGACGATTGGAAGGAGTAG
- the rpmF gene encoding 50S ribosomal protein L32 — protein MAVPFRRTSKTAKRQRRTHFKLSVPGMVACPNCGEMKLAHRVCKECGTYKGKEVVSK, from the coding sequence ATGGCAGTACCTTTTAGAAGAACATCTAAAACAGCAAAAAGACAACGTCGTACACACTTCAAACTCAGTGTACCAGGTATGGTAGCATGCCCAAACTGTGGTGAAATGAAACTTGCACACCGTGTTTGCAAAGAGTGCGGAACGTATAAAGGTAAAGAAGTAGTAAGCAAATAA
- a CDS encoding biotin/lipoyl-containing protein produces MKEIKATMAGTVLNVLTETGKSISAGEMVLMLESMKMEIPVEAEAGGTVAEVKVSIGDFVNEDDVLILLED; encoded by the coding sequence ATGAAAGAAATCAAAGCCACCATGGCAGGCACTGTATTGAATGTATTGACCGAAACCGGTAAAAGCATTTCGGCGGGGGAAATGGTGCTCATGCTTGAATCCATGAAAATGGAAATTCCCGTTGAAGCAGAAGCTGGAGGAACGGTAGCAGAGGTAAAGGTGAGTATTGGAGATTTTGTTAATGAAGATGATGTGCTGATTCTGCTGGAAGACTGA
- a CDS encoding acetyl-CoA carboxylase biotin carboxylase subunit, translated as MQKILIANRGEIASRIISTCKQLSIETVAVYSDADAEMPFVKEADHSFRIGESQVNRSYLMMDAIVEVAKREGVDAIHPGYGLLSENASFAKLVEEEGLIFVGPDWKTIEVMGDKVKARKIMKDAGVPVVPGSESGCESIESAKLLAAEIGYPVMLKASGGGGGIGMIRCADEQALVQHFDSTRNRAKAYFGNDEVFLEKCIDESRHIEVQIFGDQRGNLVHLFERNCSVQRRNQKVVEESPSPALSEKTKELMLAAAVKAGKAVGYTNAGTVEFIVDRDEQFYFLEMNTRLQVEHPVTEAVTELDLVKWQLKVAQGEELPISAQEGIFSRGHAIEFRIYAEDPKTFFPSPGLLVTLDWGEKQDGVRIDAGYAQGNKVTPFYDPMIAKCIVSGQDRAACLETARRFFGGVEIQGVKTNIPLIREVISADEFIDGGYSTKWLQDYLSAQQQS; from the coding sequence ATACAGAAAATACTCATCGCCAATAGAGGGGAGATCGCTTCACGGATCATTTCCACCTGCAAACAGTTATCGATCGAAACCGTAGCAGTCTATTCAGATGCAGATGCAGAGATGCCGTTCGTCAAAGAGGCGGACCATTCATTCAGGATCGGGGAGTCTCAAGTGAACCGTTCTTATCTGATGATGGATGCAATCGTGGAAGTGGCAAAACGTGAAGGGGTGGATGCCATCCATCCCGGTTATGGTCTATTATCTGAAAATGCTTCATTTGCCAAGCTAGTAGAAGAAGAGGGGCTCATCTTCGTCGGCCCAGATTGGAAAACCATCGAGGTCATGGGCGATAAAGTGAAGGCCAGGAAGATCATGAAGGATGCGGGCGTACCTGTCGTACCCGGAAGTGAATCAGGCTGTGAATCGATTGAATCAGCCAAGCTCCTTGCCGCTGAGATCGGCTATCCGGTCATGCTCAAGGCGAGCGGTGGGGGCGGGGGCATCGGGATGATCCGGTGTGCCGATGAGCAAGCGCTCGTTCAACATTTTGATTCGACCCGGAATCGTGCAAAAGCGTATTTCGGGAACGACGAAGTATTTCTTGAAAAATGTATAGATGAAAGCCGGCATATCGAAGTGCAGATCTTCGGAGATCAACGAGGTAATCTTGTTCACCTGTTTGAAAGGAACTGTTCCGTCCAACGGAGGAATCAGAAGGTGGTTGAAGAATCCCCTTCACCGGCTCTTTCGGAAAAGACCAAGGAGTTGATGCTTGCCGCGGCAGTGAAGGCAGGAAAAGCCGTCGGTTACACCAATGCGGGGACCGTAGAATTCATCGTGGACCGTGATGAGCAGTTCTATTTCCTGGAAATGAATACACGTCTTCAGGTGGAGCATCCGGTGACCGAAGCCGTGACGGAACTTGATCTTGTCAAATGGCAGCTGAAGGTCGCCCAAGGCGAAGAACTGCCCATCTCAGCTCAAGAGGGAATCTTCTCAAGGGGGCACGCCATTGAGTTCAGGATCTATGCCGAAGATCCAAAAACGTTCTTCCCGTCCCCGGGTCTCCTTGTAACACTCGACTGGGGAGAAAAGCAGGACGGCGTGCGGATCGATGCGGGTTATGCACAAGGGAACAAGGTGACACCGTTTTATGACCCGATGATCGCCAAGTGCATCGTAAGCGGGCAGGACCGCGCGGCTTGCCTTGAGACGGCAAGAAGATTTTTCGGGGGGGTAGAGATCCAAGGGGTCAAAACCAATATTCCCCTCATCCGGGAAGTAATATCAGCCGATGAGTTCATCGATGGGGGTTACTCTACTAAATGGCTTCAGGATTACCTGTCTGCACAACAACAATCATAA
- the rsmD gene encoding 16S rRNA (guanine(966)-N(2))-methyltransferase RsmD: protein MRVISGIFKGRQLKAVPGSGTRPTTDKVKESLFNMIGPYFEGGTALDLFAGSGGLGIEGLSRGLDKVVFVDRDQQAIKTIKMNLAELTLGDHSEVYRNDAVRAVKALIKREMTFDYIFLDPPYKQQKLHDLLTVIDEHALLDENGSIVCEHSSDIRLADQVGSLHKSREETYGIIRISIFKQED from the coding sequence ATGAGAGTAATTTCTGGAATTTTCAAAGGTAGACAGTTGAAGGCGGTCCCGGGAAGCGGGACGAGGCCGACTACGGATAAAGTAAAGGAGTCCCTTTTCAATATGATCGGTCCCTATTTCGAGGGAGGAACGGCCCTGGATCTCTTTGCTGGAAGCGGTGGCCTCGGGATCGAGGGCTTAAGCAGAGGGCTTGATAAGGTCGTGTTCGTGGATAGGGACCAACAGGCAATCAAGACGATCAAAATGAATCTGGCCGAGTTGACGCTCGGGGATCATAGTGAAGTGTATCGCAATGACGCGGTCAGGGCTGTGAAGGCGTTGATCAAAAGGGAAATGACATTCGATTATATTTTCCTTGATCCACCCTATAAGCAGCAGAAGCTCCATGATCTGCTCACGGTCATCGATGAACATGCTCTTTTGGATGAAAACGGTTCCATAGTGTGTGAGCACAGTTCTGATATCAGACTGGCCGATCAGGTGGGGAGCTTGCATAAGAGTAGAGAAGAAACCTACGGGATCATCCGTATTTCCATCTTTAAACAGGAAGATTAA
- the coaD gene encoding pantetheine-phosphate adenylyltransferase, producing MTNIAVCPGSFDPITYGHLDIITRGAKVFDKVHVVVLSNSSKQPLFTVDERMELIRQSTAHLPNVEVASFQGLLVDYAKKVHASAIIRGLRAVSDFEYEMQITSMNRVLEDEIETFFIMTNNQYSFLSSSIVKEVSKYGADISELVPKPVEEALKLKYKQAR from the coding sequence ATGACCAACATTGCAGTTTGTCCGGGGAGTTTCGACCCCATTACATATGGACACTTGGATATCATCACACGCGGGGCAAAAGTGTTTGATAAAGTTCACGTCGTGGTGTTGAGCAATTCATCTAAGCAGCCATTATTCACCGTTGATGAACGGATGGAGCTGATCCGTCAATCCACGGCTCATTTACCCAATGTTGAAGTGGCATCCTTTCAAGGGCTTCTGGTGGATTACGCCAAGAAGGTCCATGCGAGTGCCATCATCAGGGGCTTGAGAGCTGTTTCCGACTTCGAGTATGAAATGCAGATTACATCCATGAACCGTGTCCTCGAAGATGAAATTGAAACCTTTTTCATCATGACCAACAATCAATATTCGTTTTTGAGCTCGAGTATCGTGAAGGAGGTTTCGAAATATGGAGCAGATATTTCGGAGCTCGTCCCGAAGCCGGTTGAAGAGGCACTGAAACTGAAATATAAGCAGGCACGTTAA
- a CDS encoding enoyl-CoA hydratase/isomerase family protein — protein sequence MHTNESGIMRFVLNRPEKRNAINFDLIEAFSRCLDECEKGEVKMLLLTGAGTDSFCSGGDLSAFHGLKTEEESYGMLRKMGDVLVRLAFLPIPTLALVNGAAVGGGCEIAAACDLRIAADDVKMGFVQGGLGISTGWGGGTLLHERISSPRAMELLMTGTIKSAETLYDYGFINALVSSTHRLEEHPIITSMEDKSIGTLKAYKQQLLDRWDKAVLMGNIEREIRRCSKLWASDDHHQAVERFLNKK from the coding sequence ATGCACACTAATGAAAGCGGAATCATGAGGTTTGTCTTGAATCGTCCCGAAAAGCGGAACGCCATTAACTTCGATTTGATCGAGGCTTTTTCCCGATGCCTGGATGAATGTGAAAAAGGGGAGGTGAAGATGCTCCTACTAACCGGTGCGGGAACAGACTCATTTTGTTCAGGAGGAGACCTTTCTGCATTCCATGGGCTTAAGACGGAAGAAGAGAGCTACGGCATGCTCAGGAAGATGGGGGATGTACTGGTCCGTCTAGCGTTCCTGCCCATTCCAACCTTGGCGTTGGTCAATGGTGCAGCTGTAGGTGGAGGCTGTGAAATTGCGGCAGCCTGTGATCTACGGATCGCGGCAGATGATGTGAAGATGGGGTTCGTCCAAGGGGGACTAGGCATTTCAACAGGATGGGGCGGCGGTACCCTGCTCCATGAGAGGATCTCTTCTCCACGTGCCATGGAGCTTTTGATGACAGGAACCATCAAGAGTGCAGAAACCTTGTATGACTACGGATTCATCAATGCTTTGGTGAGTTCCACCCATAGATTGGAAGAGCACCCGATCATAACAAGCATGGAAGATAAGAGTATAGGGACACTGAAAGCATATAAACAGCAGCTTCTCGACCGCTGGGACAAGGCTGTCCTGATGGGGAATATAGAGAGGGAGATCCGACGCTGTTCCAAGCTCTGGGCATCAGATGACCACCATCAAGCGGTGGAAAGATTCTTGAACAAAAAGTAG
- a CDS encoding YceD family protein codes for MKWSIIQLQKYRDKGMPIDETVDLNDIKEIDPQVIRVSPIHVTGRADIASNRVTFHLHIEGKMVLPCSRTLVEVDVPVDLHTIETYLLDEREYDMYEEEEIHRIEGDVIDLKPAIRELLILEIPMQVLSDEAREQNEMPSGKDWEVMTEEQAHAVDKEEEKKVDPRLADLAKLLDQNKKS; via the coding sequence TTGAAATGGTCAATCATTCAATTACAAAAGTACAGAGATAAAGGAATGCCGATTGATGAAACGGTTGATCTCAACGATATTAAAGAGATTGATCCGCAAGTCATCAGAGTTTCCCCGATCCATGTGACAGGCAGGGCCGACATCGCTTCAAATCGTGTCACTTTCCACCTGCATATTGAAGGGAAAATGGTTCTTCCATGCTCAAGAACCCTCGTCGAAGTAGATGTGCCTGTCGACCTCCATACGATTGAAACGTACCTTCTCGATGAACGGGAGTACGACATGTATGAGGAAGAGGAAATACATCGCATTGAAGGGGACGTAATTGACCTAAAACCAGCTATAAGAGAATTGCTGATACTTGAGATTCCCATGCAGGTACTCAGTGATGAAGCGAGGGAACAGAATGAAATGCCTTCCGGTAAAGACTGGGAAGTAATGACGGAAGAACAGGCTCATGCTGTCGATAAAGAGGAAGAGAAGAAAGTAGATCCTCGTCTCGCTGACTTGGCAAAACTTCTTGATCAAAACAAGAAATCTTAA
- a CDS encoding nucleotidyltransferase codes for MNATGIIVEYNPFHNGHLHHLEMTKELTGADVTVAVMSGYFLQRGEPALLGKWERAGMALHAGVDLVIELPYSFATQHSSVFAKGAVCLLDSVGCSSFCFGSEDGNIETFEGTANTLQKRQTEYNAAIRKYSREGLSYPAALSKAFLSLGLKEPFIDLSKPNNILGFHYIQARDEIDSGMKAYTVTRKAADYHDEHFASPSIASATSIRKALFGDGDPGEIRSLLPPESMRALKAYEDTYGSLHRWEDYWPLLQYKILSTPIDQLRRIYEIEEGIEHRIVECASRSSSFTECMNRLKSKRYTWTRLQRMLLHILMNVSKEEMNARSGRPSYIRLLAMSASGREYLREHKKEISLPLISKLSSADPVEAALDIRAANMFSMGLKGMGARMESMKKEWSTPPLQLQKS; via the coding sequence TTGAATGCAACAGGAATCATAGTCGAGTACAATCCATTTCATAACGGCCACTTGCACCATCTGGAGATGACCAAGGAATTGACGGGTGCCGATGTCACCGTGGCCGTCATGAGCGGTTATTTTCTTCAGCGTGGGGAGCCTGCACTCCTCGGCAAATGGGAGAGGGCCGGCATGGCACTGCACGCGGGAGTGGATCTCGTAATCGAGCTCCCATACAGTTTCGCGACTCAGCATTCATCGGTTTTCGCGAAGGGAGCAGTATGCCTTCTTGATTCTGTCGGGTGTTCAAGCTTCTGTTTTGGAAGTGAGGATGGAAATATTGAAACCTTTGAAGGGACGGCTAATACGCTCCAGAAAAGGCAGACAGAGTACAATGCGGCTATCAGGAAGTATTCTAGGGAAGGATTGAGCTATCCCGCCGCTCTCTCAAAAGCATTCCTTTCTCTCGGATTGAAAGAGCCCTTCATCGATCTGAGCAAGCCCAATAATATCTTGGGCTTCCACTATATCCAGGCAAGGGATGAGATCGACAGCGGGATGAAGGCTTATACCGTTACCAGGAAGGCCGCTGACTATCATGATGAACATTTCGCTTCTCCTTCGATTGCGAGCGCAACGAGTATAAGGAAAGCCCTTTTCGGTGATGGGGACCCGGGGGAGATCCGATCGCTCTTACCCCCTGAAAGCATGCGCGCCCTCAAAGCATATGAAGATACATATGGCTCTCTTCATCGGTGGGAAGACTATTGGCCGCTGCTTCAATATAAGATCCTCTCCACCCCGATTGATCAACTCCGGAGGATATATGAAATTGAAGAAGGAATTGAACACCGGATCGTGGAATGTGCCAGTCGATCTTCAAGTTTCACAGAGTGTATGAACAGGTTGAAATCAAAGCGGTATACATGGACCAGGCTACAACGGATGCTCCTTCATATCCTGATGAACGTCAGCAAAGAAGAAATGAATGCCCGTAGCGGTCGTCCGTCATACATCAGACTTCTTGCCATGAGCGCCTCTGGACGTGAGTATCTGAGGGAGCACAAAAAAGAAATCTCCCTTCCACTCATCAGCAAATTGTCAAGTGCCGACCCTGTCGAGGCCGCTCTTGATATCAGGGCGGCAAACATGTTCTCCATGGGCCTGAAAGGGATGGGTGCCCGGATGGAATCCATGAAAAAGGAATGGTCCACCCCTCCCCTCCAATTACAAAAAAGCTGA
- a CDS encoding SepM family pheromone-processing serine protease — protein MKMKTLIRTLIIMTVLMVAASFYYLPYYVTKPGDAHELSPIVKVEDGYDSKGELMLTTVRMGKANIFAYIVASLSKYEHIYPVDEIRSPHETDEEYNIRQLQLMADSQNNAVEVAFEKAGKPYEYQYNGIYVLSIYPSMPAEDVLKAGDRITKIDDQAFQSSKEFISYVEGKKSGDQVAITYKRNGKTETAEVPLEEFPDMKDKVGLGITLTDDKEIITNPKVKLKTEDIGGPSAGLMFSLEIYDQLTKGDLTKGHDIAGTGTISEDGTVGRIGGIEQKVVAADKAGAEYFLAPDETITKEMKKEYPDLESNYKGAVRTAKDIDTSMKIIPVKSFDEAIAFLQTLKAKKS, from the coding sequence ATGAAAATGAAGACACTGATCAGGACTCTGATCATCATGACGGTCCTTATGGTGGCCGCATCATTCTATTATCTGCCCTATTATGTGACGAAGCCGGGCGATGCCCATGAACTCAGTCCGATTGTAAAAGTCGAAGATGGATATGACAGCAAGGGCGAACTGATGCTCACGACTGTCAGGATGGGAAAGGCGAATATTTTCGCCTATATCGTGGCGAGTCTGAGTAAGTATGAGCATATATATCCCGTGGATGAAATCAGAAGCCCTCATGAAACGGATGAAGAATACAATATAAGACAGCTCCAGCTCATGGCTGATTCCCAGAATAACGCCGTCGAAGTGGCATTCGAAAAGGCAGGAAAGCCGTATGAATACCAATATAATGGGATCTATGTCCTGAGCATCTATCCTTCCATGCCGGCAGAAGACGTATTGAAAGCAGGAGATCGGATCACAAAGATCGATGATCAGGCCTTCCAATCTTCCAAAGAATTCATCTCGTATGTCGAAGGAAAGAAGTCGGGTGATCAAGTTGCGATCACGTATAAGCGTAACGGGAAGACAGAAACGGCTGAAGTCCCCCTGGAGGAGTTTCCTGATATGAAAGATAAAGTCGGTCTCGGGATCACCCTCACGGACGACAAGGAAATCATCACCAATCCGAAGGTAAAGCTGAAGACCGAAGATATTGGTGGTCCTTCTGCTGGTTTGATGTTCAGCCTGGAAATCTATGATCAACTCACGAAAGGTGATTTGACGAAAGGGCATGATATTGCCGGCACCGGGACCATTTCTGAAGACGGTACCGTGGGACGGATCGGTGGAATCGAACAGAAGGTTGTTGCAGCAGACAAAGCAGGAGCAGAATACTTCCTGGCCCCGGACGAAACGATCACAAAAGAAATGAAAAAGGAATACCCCGACCTTGAGTCGAACTATAAAGGGGCCGTCAGGACGGCAAAGGATATTGATACCAGCATGAAGATCATACCGGTCAAGTCATTCGATGAGGCGATCGCATTCCTTCAAACGTTAAAAGCAAAAAAAAGCTGA
- the ylbJ gene encoding sporulation integral membrane protein YlbJ → MTMTKWKTVLLSGGALMMAAALISMPGESLEASTRGLDIWWKIVFPSLLPFFIVSELLIGFGVVRLIGILLEPLMRPLFKVPGVGGFAWSMGMASGFPAGARLTARLRQEKQLSRIEAERLVSFTNSSNPLFIFGAVSAGFFQNASLGIILALSHYLGNVVVGLTMRFYGGNDHEGAERSVRRKFSVKEAFRGLHESRMADHRPLGKLLGDAVSSSIQSLLMIGGFIILFSVLNQVLYHLHITTVLSSGISSLLSFFHLPPNLSIPVIPGLFEITLGSQMTSELAEVSLFQQAVLVSFLLGFSGFSIQAQVASILAETDIRFKPFFFARILHGVAAAIITIFLFKPLFGRLADGEATGAIPVFSQQTSSFWIDAMDILVKAGPPLTISCLLLYCLLYVKRLGSS, encoded by the coding sequence TTGACTATGACAAAATGGAAAACCGTATTATTATCAGGCGGCGCTCTCATGATGGCAGCCGCACTGATTTCCATGCCGGGAGAATCGCTGGAAGCTTCCACCCGGGGCCTTGATATCTGGTGGAAGATCGTCTTTCCATCCTTATTGCCGTTTTTTATCGTATCGGAACTATTAATAGGATTCGGTGTGGTCAGGTTGATCGGGATACTCCTCGAACCGTTGATGAGACCGCTCTTCAAGGTACCTGGTGTCGGTGGGTTTGCCTGGTCGATGGGAATGGCCTCGGGATTTCCGGCAGGAGCTCGCCTCACCGCGAGGCTCCGGCAGGAAAAACAGTTATCACGGATTGAAGCAGAGCGACTCGTTTCCTTCACCAACTCGTCCAATCCACTCTTCATCTTCGGGGCCGTATCGGCCGGATTCTTCCAGAATGCCTCATTAGGCATCATCCTTGCCCTCTCACACTATCTCGGCAACGTTGTGGTCGGGCTGACGATGCGGTTTTATGGAGGGAATGATCATGAAGGGGCAGAGCGGTCGGTGCGACGGAAATTCTCTGTCAAAGAAGCCTTTAGAGGGCTCCATGAAAGCCGTATGGCTGATCACCGCCCCCTCGGTAAATTGCTTGGCGATGCCGTGAGTTCTTCCATTCAATCCCTGCTCATGATCGGAGGGTTCATCATCCTCTTCTCAGTACTGAACCAGGTTCTCTATCATTTGCATATCACGACAGTACTATCATCAGGTATCTCTTCCCTGCTCTCTTTCTTCCACCTTCCACCTAACCTGAGCATCCCTGTCATACCCGGGTTATTCGAAATCACCCTTGGTTCACAAATGACAAGCGAATTGGCAGAGGTGAGCTTATTTCAACAGGCTGTCTTGGTCAGTTTTCTATTAGGCTTCAGCGGATTCAGCATCCAGGCTCAGGTGGCAAGCATTTTGGCAGAGACCGACATCCGGTTCAAACCATTCTTTTTCGCCCGGATCCTTCATGGAGTCGCTGCTGCCATCATCACGATCTTTTTATTCAAACCCCTCTTTGGCCGACTGGCCGACGGGGAAGCTACAGGAGCCATTCCTGTATTTTCTCAGCAAACAAGTTCCTTCTGGATCGATGCGATGGATATACTAGTAAAGGCCGGTCCCCCGTTGACGATCAGTTGCCTCCTCCTTTACTGCCTGCTATATGTCAAAAGGCTGGGATCCTCATGA